A stretch of Pseudoprevotella muciniphila DNA encodes these proteins:
- the tsaD gene encoding tRNA (adenosine(37)-N6)-threonylcarbamoyltransferase complex transferase subunit TsaD: MHYTILAIESSCDDTSAAVMRDGLLLSNVTASQSIHEAYGGVVPELASRAHEQNIVPVVDAALKEADIAKEELSAIAVTLGPGLMGSLLVGVSFAKGMASALGIPLIEVNHLQGHIMAHFIKVPDEDKALPPFPFLCLMVSGGNSQIVRVEAYNKMEILGQTIDDAAGEAIDKCSKVMGFGYPGGPIIDRLARQGNPNAFSFSKPNIKGLDYSFSGLKTSFLYFLRDRLAEDPDFIAHHKEDLCASLEKTIVDILMKKLVMASKETGIRHVALSGGVSANTALRRAFEEMGEKGKWKIYIPKFSYTTDNAAMIAMVGHYKLLDRDFCPLDKPVFTRTTI, from the coding sequence ATGCACTATACAATATTAGCGATTGAATCTTCTTGCGACGACACTTCTGCCGCCGTGATGCGCGATGGCTTGCTGCTGAGCAATGTTACAGCCAGCCAGAGCATTCACGAGGCATACGGGGGTGTAGTTCCCGAACTGGCTTCGCGTGCCCACGAGCAAAACATAGTTCCAGTGGTTGACGCAGCGCTTAAGGAGGCAGACATAGCCAAGGAAGAATTGTCAGCCATTGCCGTAACATTGGGGCCGGGTCTGATGGGCTCGCTGCTCGTTGGTGTGTCGTTTGCCAAAGGCATGGCATCTGCTCTTGGCATCCCATTGATCGAGGTCAATCATCTTCAAGGCCACATAATGGCTCATTTCATCAAGGTACCGGATGAAGACAAGGCTTTACCGCCCTTTCCCTTCCTTTGCCTGATGGTCAGCGGCGGCAATTCTCAGATTGTTCGTGTTGAAGCCTACAACAAGATGGAAATCCTGGGTCAGACCATTGACGACGCCGCAGGTGAAGCGATTGACAAATGCTCTAAAGTAATGGGTTTCGGCTATCCCGGTGGTCCCATCATCGATCGCCTCGCCCGTCAGGGCAATCCGAATGCGTTTTCATTCAGCAAGCCTAACATCAAAGGGCTGGACTACAGTTTCAGCGGTCTGAAAACATCGTTTCTCTATTTTCTTCGCGACAGACTGGCGGAAGACCCGGACTTCATCGCGCACCACAAGGAAGACCTCTGTGCATCGCTTGAGAAGACCATCGTAGACATTCTGATGAAGAAACTCGTGATGGCTTCAAAAGAGACAGGCATCCGCCATGTGGCGCTCTCCGGTGGAGTGTCTGCCAACACTGCACTTCGCCGTGCCTTTGAGGAGATGGGCGAGAAAGGAAAATGGAAGATTTACATTCCTAAGTTCAGTTACACCACAGACAATGCAGCAATGATAGCCATGGTGGGACACTACAAGTTGCTCGACCGCGATTTTTGTCCGCTTGACAAGCCTGTATTTACACGCACAACAATATAA
- a CDS encoding CinA family protein, whose protein sequence is MEFDLKLISKEINEKMWNAHKTLSTAESCTAGRVSSLITAVPGSSNYFRGGLVCYQNDIKEDLLKVKPETIENHTVVSEEVVREMVLGANALFKTDYAVAITGFAGPGGADNAQSSVTIGTIWVAVGNKDRMVCQVLTEDCGRERNVSSAVSLAMHMLRDYLKEEFPEVVEEEEA, encoded by the coding sequence ATGGAGTTTGATCTCAAATTAATCAGTAAGGAAATCAACGAAAAGATGTGGAATGCTCACAAGACGCTTTCCACGGCAGAGAGTTGCACAGCCGGTCGTGTATCGAGTCTGATAACTGCCGTTCCAGGTAGTTCTAACTACTTCCGCGGTGGCTTGGTCTGCTATCAGAACGACATCAAGGAAGACCTGTTGAAAGTAAAGCCAGAAACCATAGAGAACCATACGGTTGTGAGTGAGGAAGTAGTTCGCGAGATGGTTCTCGGTGCGAATGCACTCTTCAAGACCGACTATGCGGTAGCAATTACGGGCTTTGCCGGTCCTGGCGGTGCAGACAATGCTCAGAGCAGTGTAACTATAGGTACTATCTGGGTGGCAGTCGGCAACAAGGACCGCATGGTTTGCCAGGTTCTCACAGAGGACTGCGGCAGAGAGCGCAATGTTTCGAGCGCCGTCAGCCTTGCCATGCACATGCTGCGCGACTATCTGAAGGAAGAATTTCCTGAGGTAGTGGAGGAAGAGGAAGCATAA
- the rpmB gene encoding 50S ribosomal protein L28, translated as MSKICQITGKRAQNGNNVSHSKRRTKRTFEVNLFTKKFYYVEEDCWISLRVSAAGLRLINKIGLDAALRQAAEKGYCTEVRILDK; from the coding sequence ATGTCTAAAATTTGTCAAATCACAGGAAAGAGAGCCCAGAACGGCAACAACGTTTCCCACTCTAAGCGCCGTACAAAGCGCACATTTGAAGTAAACTTGTTCACAAAGAAGTTCTACTATGTAGAAGAGGACTGCTGGATCAGCCTACGCGTCAGCGCTGCCGGTCTTCGTCTGATAAATAAGATTGGCCTTGATGCCGCTTTGCGACAGGCAGCCGAGAAGGGTTATTGCACAGAAGTAAGAATATTGGATAAATAA
- the rpmG gene encoding 50S ribosomal protein L33, whose amino-acid sequence MAKKAKGNRVQVILECTEMKNSGLPGASRYITTKNRKNTPERLELKKYNPILRKMTIHKEIK is encoded by the coding sequence ATGGCTAAGAAAGCAAAAGGAAACAGAGTTCAGGTCATTTTGGAATGCACCGAAATGAAGAACAGCGGTCTGCCCGGCGCATCACGATACATCACGACGAAGAACCGCAAGAATACACCGGAGCGTCTGGAGTTGAAGAAGTACAACCCCATCCTTCGCAAGATGACTATTCACAAAGAAATCAAATAA
- a CDS encoding DUF4295 domain-containing protein: MAKKTVATLQTGKNDGRSYSKVIKMVKSPKTGAYIFNEEMVPNEAVKDFFKN, from the coding sequence ATGGCAAAGAAAACAGTCGCAACACTGCAGACGGGCAAGAACGACGGTCGTTCTTACTCTAAGGTTATCAAGATGGTAAAGAGCCCCAAGACTGGTGCTTATATCTTCAATGAGGAGATGGTTCCTAACGAAGCCGTTAAGGACTTCTTTAAGAACTGA
- the ftsY gene encoding signal recognition particle-docking protein FtsY → MGIFSFFSKKEKKEVLDTGLQKTKKSVIDKITHAIAGKSRVDDEVLDNVEGALISSDVGIDTTLEIISRIEARVAKEKYVNTSELTSILKEEISALFAGDPTETEGFVFPDDHKPFVIMVVGVNGVGKTTTIGKLAYQFKQAGLKVVLGAADTFRAAAVDQLCIWGERAGVPVIKQQMGSDPASVAFDTVSHAVASGADVVIIDTAGRLHNKVGLMNELTKIKNVMKKVVATAPDEILLVLDGSTGQNAFEQAKQFIKATDVTSLAITKLDGTAKGGAVIGISHELNVPVRYIGLGEQINDLQPFNNREFVESLFEGINL, encoded by the coding sequence ATGGGCATATTCAGTTTTTTCTCCAAGAAAGAAAAGAAAGAAGTTCTTGACACTGGTCTTCAGAAAACGAAGAAGAGCGTCATAGACAAGATTACCCACGCCATAGCCGGCAAGTCGAGAGTTGACGATGAAGTTCTCGACAATGTTGAGGGTGCGTTAATCAGTTCTGACGTCGGCATAGACACTACATTGGAAATCATCAGCCGCATTGAGGCACGCGTTGCTAAGGAAAAATATGTAAACACTTCTGAATTGACATCAATTCTGAAGGAAGAAATTTCAGCCTTGTTTGCCGGAGATCCCACAGAGACCGAGGGTTTCGTATTTCCAGACGACCACAAGCCATTTGTTATCATGGTAGTAGGCGTGAACGGTGTGGGCAAGACCACGACCATCGGCAAGTTGGCTTATCAGTTCAAGCAAGCAGGATTGAAGGTAGTCCTTGGTGCTGCCGACACATTCCGCGCCGCTGCCGTTGACCAACTTTGCATCTGGGGCGAGCGCGCCGGTGTGCCAGTGATTAAGCAGCAGATGGGCAGCGACCCTGCTAGCGTTGCTTTCGACACGGTAAGCCATGCCGTAGCGAGCGGTGCCGATGTTGTCATCATCGACACAGCGGGCCGCCTGCACAACAAGGTTGGCTTGATGAACGAGTTGACAAAGATAAAGAATGTGATGAAGAAAGTAGTTGCTACTGCGCCTGACGAGATTCTGCTCGTTCTGGATGGTTCTACCGGCCAGAATGCTTTTGAGCAAGCCAAGCAGTTCATAAAGGCTACCGATGTTACGTCGCTCGCCATTACCAAACTCGACGGAACGGCCAAGGGCGGTGCTGTCATCGGCATATCCCATGAACTGAACGTTCCCGTGCGCTACATCGGCCTGGGCGAACAGATAAACGACCTGCAGCCTTTCAACAACCGCGAGTTTGTTGAGAGCCTGTTCGAAGGCATCAACCTTTAG
- the rimO gene encoding 30S ribosomal protein S12 methylthiotransferase RimO — protein MPTVDVITMGCSKNLVDSERLMSLFSRHGYKVYHDPETLHGDIVVINTCGFIQDAKQESIDMILELCEMKDAGMLRRIFVMGCLSERYRKELAEEIPQVDKFYGKFDWQGLIADLPGTTIREGGETRHLTTPGHYAYLKISEGCDRHCAYCAIPIITGRHVSRPMEEILDEVRELVSRGVKEFQVIAQELTYYGIDLYGEQCLPALVEAMAKIEGVEWIRLHYAYPNRFPMDLLRVMRENDNVCKYLDIALQHVSDSVLTRMQRHTTKRETEALLRKIREEVPGITLRTTLMVGFCGETEEEFEELKSFVREQRFERMGAFAYSEEDGTYAALNYEDDVPEEVKQSRLDELMSIQEEISASTGASRVGSTVRTIIDRTEGDYYIGRTEFDSPEVDGEVLIKASDKTLETGQFYNVRITGSDEFDLYGEVK, from the coding sequence ATGCCTACTGTGGATGTCATTACGATGGGTTGTTCAAAGAACTTGGTGGATTCCGAGCGTCTTATGAGCCTCTTTTCCCGTCATGGGTACAAAGTTTACCATGATCCCGAAACACTTCACGGCGACATTGTAGTCATCAACACCTGCGGTTTCATTCAGGATGCCAAGCAGGAGAGTATCGACATGATACTTGAACTTTGTGAAATGAAAGACGCAGGCATGTTGCGTCGTATTTTCGTGATGGGTTGCCTATCTGAGCGCTATCGCAAGGAACTGGCCGAAGAAATCCCGCAGGTTGACAAGTTTTACGGCAAGTTTGACTGGCAAGGCCTGATAGCGGATCTTCCCGGCACCACCATTCGCGAAGGCGGCGAGACGCGCCATCTGACTACTCCGGGCCATTATGCCTATCTGAAGATTTCCGAAGGTTGCGACCGCCATTGTGCCTATTGTGCCATCCCAATCATCACAGGCAGACACGTAAGCCGGCCTATGGAAGAAATACTCGATGAGGTGCGCGAACTTGTAAGTCGTGGTGTAAAGGAATTTCAGGTTATTGCCCAGGAACTCACGTACTACGGCATCGACCTCTATGGCGAACAGTGTCTTCCTGCTTTAGTGGAGGCTATGGCAAAGATTGAAGGCGTGGAATGGATTCGGCTGCACTACGCCTATCCCAACAGGTTCCCAATGGACCTTCTTCGTGTGATGCGCGAGAACGACAATGTTTGCAAATACCTTGACATTGCCCTGCAGCACGTGAGCGACAGCGTCTTGACGCGTATGCAGCGACACACCACCAAGCGCGAGACGGAGGCGTTGCTCCGCAAGATTCGTGAGGAAGTTCCGGGCATTACGCTTCGCACCACGCTGATGGTGGGTTTCTGCGGCGAAACGGAGGAAGAGTTTGAGGAACTGAAGTCGTTCGTGCGCGAACAGCGTTTTGAGCGTATGGGTGCTTTCGCCTACAGCGAAGAAGACGGTACATACGCCGCCTTGAACTACGAAGACGATGTTCCGGAAGAGGTAAAACAGTCGCGTTTAGACGAACTGATGTCCATTCAGGAAGAAATTTCCGCCTCAACAGGCGCCTCGCGTGTTGGCAGCACAGTCCGCACGATTATCGACCGCACCGAAGGTGATTATTACATTGGCAGGACCGAGTTCGACTCACCGGAAGTGGACGGAGAAGTTCTCATCAAGGCTTCGGACAAGACTTTGGAGACAGGGCAATTCTACAATGTCCGTATTACAGGGTCCGACGAGTTCGACCTCTACGGGGAAGTTAAATAA
- a CDS encoding HU family DNA-binding protein yields the protein MNNKEFLEKLSNATELPAKEMQHLSGMFSSLIADTLEDGDVLTVQNFGNFEVKKKLERIVVNPSTKQRMLVPPKLAMSFKPGAAIKEKFKNK from the coding sequence ATGAACAATAAAGAATTTTTAGAAAAGTTAAGCAATGCAACAGAATTGCCGGCAAAGGAGATGCAGCACCTCTCGGGCATGTTTTCATCTCTGATTGCAGACACGTTGGAAGACGGCGATGTGCTCACCGTTCAGAATTTCGGCAATTTCGAGGTCAAGAAAAAACTGGAACGCATCGTGGTAAACCCCTCTACCAAACAGCGCATGCTCGTCCCCCCAAAACTCGCGATGAGTTTCAAGCCTGGGGCTGCCATCAAGGAGAAATTCAAAAACAAATGA
- a CDS encoding HU family DNA-binding protein, with protein MRYTLKDITDLFAKKSKLPQKKAEAFAKAFFRTIVEGLEQDNMTKVKNFGTFKIVAVSDRQSVDVNTGQPVLISGHNKVSFTPDEKFKSIVNRPFSQFETIILNEETDTDEIERVKTPVLPEPAAKEETPSPDAPSMQQTETDTHTKEVLQHTEETAEKPDTRVSANEEAITEEAHSSPSAPVASENATPRYAAGIMQVQEKPEKAIEPTEEVSDAPPPAEETEQTISEKPSLDKGKWKIAAAILGLLLLAGIFFWVVNRSGNATPESDTTVAATDSAQQVKNDSLAGAAQTEVSDGITIGKNGEKLQLFGTKDSRDIVNNFEIVGDLEEYEFKYGDIIELIAKERYGDNFFVTYIYKHNNMKPYSHVSAGTRLKLPKLKRKE; from the coding sequence ATGAGATACACACTTAAAGACATAACCGACTTGTTCGCCAAGAAGAGCAAGTTGCCCCAGAAGAAAGCAGAGGCTTTTGCAAAGGCATTCTTCAGGACCATTGTGGAAGGTCTTGAACAGGACAACATGACGAAGGTAAAGAACTTCGGCACGTTCAAGATAGTGGCAGTGAGCGACCGCCAGAGTGTTGACGTCAACACGGGTCAGCCGGTACTTATCAGTGGGCACAACAAGGTTTCATTCACTCCCGATGAGAAGTTTAAGTCCATTGTCAATCGTCCGTTCTCTCAATTTGAAACCATCATCCTCAACGAAGAGACTGACACAGATGAGATTGAGCGTGTGAAAACACCTGTTCTGCCCGAGCCTGCAGCCAAAGAGGAGACACCAAGCCCTGATGCGCCTTCGATGCAACAAACGGAAACGGACACACACACCAAAGAAGTTTTACAGCACACTGAAGAAACAGCAGAGAAGCCAGACACCCGAGTTTCTGCAAATGAGGAGGCAATAACTGAAGAGGCACATTCTTCTCCATCAGCACCTGTAGCGTCTGAAAATGCTACACCCCGCTATGCTGCCGGCATCATGCAAGTGCAGGAAAAACCAGAAAAGGCAATAGAACCGACAGAAGAAGTTTCGGATGCCCCCCCACCTGCAGAGGAGACAGAGCAGACTATTTCAGAAAAGCCATCCCTTGATAAAGGCAAATGGAAAATTGCTGCCGCCATATTGGGGCTGCTGTTGCTTGCCGGTATCTTTTTCTGGGTTGTCAACCGTAGTGGCAATGCCACTCCCGAGTCTGACACGACCGTTGCAGCGACCGACAGCGCACAACAAGTCAAGAATGATTCACTTGCGGGTGCTGCCCAAACAGAAGTTTCAGATGGCATCACTATTGGCAAGAACGGCGAGAAACTTCAACTTTTCGGCACGAAGGACTCCCGAGACATCGTCAACAACTTTGAAATTGTCGGCGACCTTGAGGAGTACGAGTTCAAATATGGCGACATCATAGAACTCATAGCCAAGGAACGCTATGGCGACAACTTCTTCGTGACATACATCTACAAACACAACAACATGAAGCCCTACAGCCACGTTTCTGCGGGTACCAGGCTTAAACTGCCAAAGTTGAAACGCAAAGAATAG